The DNA sequence CcaactttttttttatttttaaaaactgaGTCCAGCAAAAAATCCTTAAACTGATTAGCATGCATGTTACCAGCTTTGTGGAAGATCGTCTTGCGACTTTAAAGAATGTTATCAAGGAGCCTGAGTTGGATGGGTGGAACTTGTATCTAGGTGATTTACCATCTCCCTTGTCTTCAAGGGTGGATATTTCAGTCAGCTTTCCCTTCATTGCTTATTGTACATGTGTTTTTCTGATTAATGCTTAGATTTTGATGTTTTAATGGAAACAGGAGATTGGGGTTACAACACTGAAAAAGAAAGAGATGAAGCTGCAAGCATATCTAGAATACACATTCTCCAGCTGTCTGATTTTAGCAAGAAGCTAAAATGAGCATATTATCACTGTAACATTTTTAATATATACCCATGTGCCTATTTAATTTTATTTGTTGCTGGAACATTTTCGTGCTAGCATTTTGCTATATTTTCTGTAACATTTTTGGTATATACTCATGTCACGGAAACAAGCTCTTTAATACAACACAAATTTCTTCAGTAGATGCATGTTATGCTGATTGTTTTTATTTGAATCGGATTGCTAATTTTAATCTCTAATCCACACTAGTCAGCAACTCAATTGTATAAGTTTCAACTCAGTAGTGCAAAGTGAAAATGCATTTCTGCAATCGTGCATATTCTGTATTGCAAAGGTTAAATTTTGTATCGGAGAGGCAGGAAGTTACTAACATACATTGCTCTTTGCTACATTGTATAGTTATATAATACTTAATCTGCTCCTTTGTGTCTAAAACTAATGGTGCTATTCTGTGGATGCTTTTTATTTAACCAGCGACATATCAATGTCAATCACTCTGCATTATAATTTGGCCAAAGATGAGAATTACTGCCCGAAATGGATAGTATCAACTATTAAATTGAGAGAACATAATTGTTTTGAGTTTGGGCTATCACCATCTACATTGATGTCAAAAAAGGTGATCAAGAGATTTTTTTGGGTTTAAAGATTTGAAGTCCACAGGACTGAATCATAAAAATTACTTATATTTCATGTTATGTTGGGAACTAGATTAAGGAAGTGTAATGGATGCATGAACTCAATTTAAAGATATATCATAAAAAGATCAGTTCAATATAATGATTCTCCCTGACAGGGATCACTTCCATACAAAGATATGAATAACACTGAAGAACAAAGCATAGCGCCCAATAGAAAGAGTACAATTAAACTTAGAACAAGTATTTATGTTGACGGTAGTCCCTTAAAGCTCGCCCCCCTGCAACGTTGCTCGAATCTCGTAAAACACTATCATCATCCTCCCCGACGAGGAAACCGGTCAGTAAGTCTGTTTCCGGGGGATCTTCAAAATTCCATCCGGTAGGTTTGATTTCTTCATGTCCAGGTAAAGGAAGATCCATCACTGCAGGTTCAGGTTCAGGAACGTCGTCGTCGTCGTCTTCAGATATAGACAGCATTGGATCTTCATCTCCATTGTTTTCATCAGGTTCCGAAGTCCAATCAATGTTGTCAATGTACATGTCCGGATCAGGCAATGGGACCTGGGATTCATAACCATGGTACTGATCCCAAAATCTTGTCTTAGCAGCAGTGAAAGCTTCTTCACATGCTGAGTCTTTCCATTCCAAAATCTTGGGGTACAGCCAGTTCCACTTGCGGGCTTCTACAAACTTTTCCCACTTAATATTCCCTATCTTCGCCGTAAATTCTCTCTCCCACGTAGGAACACGAGGCCTCCATACATCTGCAAAGCAAAAGAGTAATATTTTAGAATTAACAGTTCAACCAACAACATATTAACAAAATTTCTATGCACCAGTAATGAACAAAAGTTATATTTCGAACCGAAAGTGTATATAGATTCCAACTTACATGTCGGAGCTATCTTTCTAGGATGGTATCGCCTTTGATTCTCCGGCCTCCCATAGCTTCTTCTGCCTCTTGCCATCATATTTCAGAACAACAAAACGAAGCAGCTTCTTCTTTGTTGTAAAACCAAGAAAAGGGACGCTTGTATTTATAGGCGTAAATACTTGGTTACCAAGTTGGTACAGCCGTTTCTGTGTTTATTTCTTTCCTACGTCGGATTGGATTTGGATACTATTTAGGATTGGATATTGACTTTATTAagaaaaattggatttctttcaaacgggtattaaattttaataagaTATATACTTTTTGATTTTCTTAATCTGTTGTTATTTATTGGTTATTTGTCGGATAGCATTTAAATTTATTTGTTATCTGTTGGGATAGCGTTAATATCTACGGATATCGTTCTTATCTTTTTGTTATCTGTAAGATACAGATAAcgtaaatataatatataaaattaataatttcaAATAACCGGGataaagaatttttttttaaatagaATAAGCATTCCTTTTGAAATGTAAATAAACGATgcaaatataaaaaatttaatttaGAAAAGTACAAGATATAATATATTAATTGTGTACAGAAATATCTTATTATAAAATAGTACAATTTTCGTGTATTTATAAAAATGTAAAGTTTTAACCAAAAAATTTGTGCGGCTAGAAAAAATGAAAAATGCTGAATTTAAAAACGAATGTCAAAAACAAaaaattttcaattgaaattaaTGGAAAACAATTTTTGGAAGAAATAATTATTTATGTCGAACGAGAATGTGATTTATGCAGGATATTCCTGCAATGAATGAGTATTGTAAAATACTTGCATTGGATATTTTACGGACAAATGAgtataaaaaatttgaaatatcCCATTCAcgcatatttttatttataaaaacaagGGGGTCAATTACTATTTTGATATCAGAATCTTTCAGAATGAATTATTTAATActaaaattaatatttcattttttcccaaaaaaatgaaaaatgaccataataaTTGTGGATCTAACCCCGCTAAATAAATATATGCTACATACAATGTTATAAGATCGATAACCCGAATTAGTCGGCGGAAATACCGATTTACAATTAATCGGTAAATAAGGAGTTAATAGGAAATGATTAATCCAATGAAATATTAATAGTGTTTTAATATTCTAACTAGCGTAAAACCCCGGGCGTGATATGAGCATGTAGATTTAGTGAAATAATATCtcaaataaatttatatatatacattaaaataattattttatgattaGAAAATGGTTAAAAATAATTTATCTTATATTTTTAGAGTAATTTTGTAACATCGCATATGTTTATTATgaactaaatatatttttattagattaTATTTCATAAAATTTGAATTAATGTCTACACAATAAAAGGTATTATATCCTTATATATAATAAGCGTACAGAACTTATTATCCAAAATTTTGATCATGTAACGTCAAAACAATCTCAACCATTGAtatgatatttttaaaattatacaaTCAAGATTATATCTTATTACAATCATAATTATAAATGATTACATTATTATACTATTTTCAAACACCAGAATGTAATGACAATGTCCTAATACAATTGCATATAAAATATAATTAGAGCTTCA is a window from the Apium graveolens cultivar Ventura unplaced genomic scaffold, ASM990537v1 ctg4341, whole genome shotgun sequence genome containing:
- the LOC141701751 gene encoding uncharacterized protein LOC141701751 → MMARGRRSYGRPENQRRYHPRKIAPTYVWRPRVPTWEREFTAKIGNIKWEKFVEARKWNWLYPKILEWKDSACEEAFTAAKTRFWDQYHGYESQVPLPDPDMYIDNIDWTSEPDENNGDEDPMLSISEDDDDDVPEPEPAVMDLPLPGHEEIKPTGWNFEDPPETDLLTGFLVGEDDDSVLRDSSNVAGGRALRDYRQHKYLF